In a genomic window of Candidatus Competibacteraceae bacterium:
- a CDS encoding quinone-dependent dihydroorotate dehydrogenase — MFYPALRFLLFQLDPETAHDRALFLLRQTFSSPLGKLGALLPIERAGAPRRVMGLDFPNPVGLAAGLDKNGECIRAWQTFGFGFVEIGTVTPRPQPGNPKPRLFRLPEAKALINRMGFNNKGVDYLIERVKRSDYQGVLGINIGKNADTPVERAADDYLIGLRKVYPWASYITVNISSPNTPGLRDLQYGAALDRLLESLKNEQRRLAGEHGRYTPLALKIAPDLADTDLTTVARALLQHEIDAVIATNTTFSRTGVERLTHSGEAGGLSGAPLRDRSTTIVRQLADNLAGKIPIIAAGGILSGADAAAKIAAGASLVQLYTGFIYRGPELVRETVAALR; from the coding sequence TCACGACCGAGCGCTATTCTTGCTGCGCCAGACCTTTAGCAGCCCGTTAGGCAAGTTGGGAGCCCTGCTTCCAATCGAGCGGGCGGGCGCTCCCCGGCGGGTCATGGGGCTTGATTTCCCCAATCCGGTCGGTTTGGCCGCCGGCCTCGATAAAAACGGTGAATGCATTCGGGCCTGGCAAACGTTCGGCTTCGGCTTCGTCGAAATCGGCACCGTCACCCCCCGCCCCCAGCCGGGCAACCCCAAGCCTCGACTCTTTCGCTTGCCGGAGGCGAAAGCCTTAATCAATCGAATGGGTTTCAACAACAAAGGCGTGGACTATCTGATCGAGCGGGTCAAACGCAGCGACTATCAAGGCGTTTTAGGCATCAACATCGGCAAAAACGCCGACACGCCGGTCGAGCGGGCGGCCGACGATTACCTGATCGGCCTGCGCAAGGTTTATCCGTGGGCCAGCTATATCACCGTGAATATCTCCTCGCCCAACACACCGGGCTTGCGCGACCTGCAATACGGCGCGGCGCTGGATCGCCTGTTGGAGTCTCTGAAAAACGAACAGCGCCGCTTGGCTGGCGAGCATGGCCGCTACACGCCGCTGGCGCTTAAGATCGCGCCAGATCTTGCCGATACCGACTTGACAACCGTTGCTCGCGCGTTGTTGCAGCATGAGATCGATGCGGTGATCGCCACTAATACCACCTTCTCGCGCACAGGCGTTGAGCGTCTGACTCATTCCGGCGAGGCGGGCGGTCTGAGCGGCGCGCCCTTACGCGACCGTTCCACCACCATCGTGCGGCAGTTGGCGGACAATCTCGCCGGCAAAATCCCGATCATTGCGGCGGGCGGCATTCTGAGCGGCGCTGACGCGGCCGCCAAGATCGCCGCCGGCGCCAGTTTGGTGCAGTTGTATACCGGCTTCATCTATCGCGGGCCGGAACTGGTGCGCGAGACCGTGGCGGCCTTGCGCTGA
- a CDS encoding dienelactone hydrolase family protein — protein sequence MPRYLLLLLALLSPALTQAAIETKVVEYRQGDARLVGYLAYPKEAKGKLPGVLVVHEWMGLNDYAKRRAEQLAELGYIALAADIYGDGKIAADRDEAGKLAGSYKKDRPLLRARAAAGLAALKAQSGVAADKVAAIGYCFGGTTVLELARSGADVIGVVSFHGGLDTPTPQDAKNIRAKMLALHGADDPYVPPDQVAAFEQEMRAGNVDWQLIAYGGAVHGFTNPANGADNSKGAAYNAAADTRSWLAMQQFFDELFAKK from the coding sequence ATGCCTAGATACTTGTTGTTGCTGCTGGCTCTGTTATCCCCTGCCCTGACCCAGGCCGCCATCGAAACCAAGGTGGTGGAGTACCGCCAAGGCGATGCCCGACTGGTGGGCTATCTCGCCTATCCCAAGGAGGCGAAGGGCAAACTACCGGGCGTTCTGGTCGTCCACGAATGGATGGGGTTGAACGATTACGCCAAGCGCCGCGCCGAACAACTGGCCGAACTCGGCTACATCGCCCTCGCCGCCGACATCTACGGCGATGGCAAGATCGCCGCCGACCGCGATGAAGCCGGCAAACTCGCCGGTTCCTATAAGAAGGACCGGCCGCTGCTGCGGGCGCGGGCGGCGGCTGGCCTCGCCGCCCTCAAGGCGCAGTCGGGCGTGGCGGCGGATAAGGTCGCCGCTATCGGTTATTGCTTCGGCGGCACCACGGTACTGGAACTGGCCCGAAGCGGCGCCGACGTGATAGGCGTCGTCAGCTTCCACGGCGGTCTCGACACGCCCACGCCCCAGGACGCGAAAAACATCCGCGCCAAGATGCTGGCGCTCCACGGAGCCGATGACCCGTACGTACCGCCCGACCAAGTCGCGGCCTTCGAACAGGAAATGCGGGCGGGCAACGTGGACTGGCAGTTGATCGCCTATGGCGGTGCGGTGCACGGCTTCACCAATCCCGCCAACGGGGCCGACAACAGCAAGGGAGCCGCCTACAACGCGGCTGCCGATACCCGCTCGTGGCTCGCCATGCAACAATTCTTCGATGAGTTGTTCGCCAAAAAATAA
- the dusA gene encoding tRNA dihydrouridine(20/20a) synthase DusA has protein sequence MENRMLDRRISVAPMLDWTDRHCRFFLRLLTRRTLLYTEMVTTGAVLRGARDRLLAYDPAEHPLALQLGGSDPAELAQAARIAADLGFDEVNLNVGCPSVRVQSGRFGACLMAEPALVAACVAAMRAAVDLPVTVKTRTGIDERDSYEKLVDFVGQIAESGCQILIVHARKAWLTGLSPKENREIPPLRHDTVHRLKRDFPDLTIILNGGLSRLEQVAAHLRQVDGVMIGRAAYENPYLLAKVDRRFWGSTRLIPSRHQIIRNLLPYVERQLRQGTPLHCITRHLLGLFQGVPGARAWRRHLSERVHRPGAGIEVLENALQQVPETLAARTLADTAPLPLADFGTDFGTDFEYN, from the coding sequence ATGGAGAACCGAATGCTCGACCGCCGGATCAGCGTGGCGCCCATGCTGGACTGGACCGACCGGCATTGCCGGTTTTTCCTGCGGCTGCTGACGCGGCGCACGCTGCTATACACGGAAATGGTCACCACCGGCGCGGTGTTGCGCGGCGCTCGGGACCGCTTGTTGGCCTACGATCCCGCCGAGCATCCCTTGGCCCTGCAATTGGGCGGCAGCGATCCCGCCGAACTGGCGCAAGCCGCCCGCATCGCCGCCGACCTCGGTTTCGATGAGGTGAATCTGAACGTCGGCTGTCCCAGTGTCCGGGTGCAATCGGGTCGGTTCGGCGCTTGTCTGATGGCGGAACCCGCGCTCGTGGCCGCTTGTGTGGCGGCGATGCGGGCGGCGGTCGATCTGCCGGTCACGGTCAAAACCCGCACCGGCATTGACGAGCGCGATAGTTACGAAAAACTGGTCGATTTCGTCGGCCAGATCGCTGAGAGCGGCTGTCAAATCCTCATCGTTCACGCCCGCAAGGCGTGGTTGACCGGCCTGAGCCCCAAGGAAAACCGCGAAATCCCCCCGCTGCGTCACGACACCGTTCACCGGCTCAAGCGGGATTTTCCCGATCTGACCATCATTCTCAACGGCGGACTGAGCCGTCTGGAACAGGTTGCGGCACACCTTCGGCAAGTCGACGGCGTGATGATCGGTCGCGCCGCTTACGAAAATCCTTATCTGCTGGCCAAAGTGGACCGACGTTTTTGGGGCTCCACCCGGCTGATACCCAGCCGCCACCAAATCATCCGGAACTTGTTGCCTTACGTGGAACGTCAGTTGCGGCAGGGCACGCCGCTGCATTGCATCACCCGGCATCTGCTCGGTTTGTTCCAAGGCGTGCCGGGCGCGCGGGCCTGGCGACGCCATCTCAGCGAACGCGTCCACCGTCCGGGCGCGGGAATCGAGGTGCTGGAAAACGCCTTGCAACAAGTGCCCGAAACGCTTGCGGCTCGAACGCTAGCGGACACCGCGCCATTGCCCCTCGCTGATTTTGGAACGGATTTTGGAACGGATTTTGAATACAATTAA
- a CDS encoding GGDEF domain-containing protein, whose protein sequence is MFTTVSRRLSAWVVALALLLSLSTAFATPPELVLDDARPQTLAWPAVMVRGDAAHSLTPDEVRRDPQGFAAPVGPEGNLGPRQDTVWLRLLLRVANSDGRWVFDLDYPSIHEAELYLFGDGELILQRRLGAAQPFAQRPLPSRSHAALLPLSAGKRYELYLRVRTPSAMVLPLALLKPEQHQLREYRVQLVQGLITGIAATLLVYSLIHWWSLRNRLFGLYAVMICGSSVFFLAYFGIAQQYFWNEQTSLTLRLAPTALLLALAAGGQFVAHALNTRCNNPRLHRGLALVSAGSVAAFLASLLGLFDYRATQISATILGLLLMLQAVPAAWSRARRRDPIGVYMLLGWTSYLLGSIAMAGLLRGLLPASVWSQHSFQWGWLAEMLVWVRVLGLNIESVRRAAEQSELEKKSLESLARTDALTGLPNRRGLNAALANALLTGRPDTVLAVYLLDLDGFKAINDNLGHDAGDELLVQVGQRLRQQLRRGDIVARLGGDEFVIVAGSLPGEAEAMMLGRELLEAFQQSFTVFGQDCRVGLTVGFALAPQDGHDAAGLLKCADAAMYAGKQAGRHAVRRGGPALQAPLSAGANQADAVLRSA, encoded by the coding sequence ATGTTTACCACCGTGTCGCGCCGTTTGTCGGCCTGGGTCGTCGCGCTGGCTTTGCTGCTGAGTCTGTCGACGGCGTTCGCGACACCGCCGGAACTGGTGCTGGATGACGCTCGCCCCCAGACCTTGGCTTGGCCTGCGGTCATGGTGCGCGGCGACGCCGCTCACAGCCTGACGCCGGATGAGGTCCGCCGCGACCCGCAGGGGTTTGCCGCGCCCGTCGGGCCTGAGGGCAATCTGGGTCCGCGCCAAGATACGGTCTGGCTGCGCTTGCTGCTGCGGGTGGCCAACAGCGACGGGCGTTGGGTGTTCGATCTTGATTACCCCTCGATCCACGAAGCCGAACTTTACCTCTTCGGAGATGGCGAATTGATCCTGCAACGGCGGCTCGGCGCGGCGCAGCCGTTCGCCCAGCGGCCCTTACCCAGCCGGTCGCACGCCGCCCTGCTGCCGCTGTCCGCCGGAAAGCGTTACGAGCTCTATCTGCGCGTGCGCACGCCCAGCGCGATGGTGCTGCCGCTGGCGCTGCTCAAACCCGAACAGCATCAATTGCGCGAGTACCGCGTTCAGCTCGTCCAAGGACTGATCACGGGCATCGCGGCGACCTTGCTGGTCTATAGCCTGATTCACTGGTGGAGCCTGCGCAACCGACTATTCGGACTTTACGCGGTCATGATTTGCGGCTCTTCAGTATTTTTCCTGGCGTACTTCGGCATCGCGCAACAGTATTTCTGGAACGAACAGACCAGCCTGACGCTCCGGCTCGCGCCGACGGCGTTGTTGCTCGCACTGGCCGCCGGCGGTCAGTTCGTGGCGCACGCACTCAACACCCGCTGTAATAATCCGCGGCTGCATCGCGGACTGGCGCTGGTGTCCGCCGGATCGGTCGCGGCGTTCCTCGCCTCATTGCTCGGCCTGTTCGACTATCGCGCCACCCAAATCTCGGCCACGATATTGGGTCTGCTGCTGATGCTTCAGGCCGTACCGGCCGCCTGGAGCCGGGCGCGCCGGCGCGATCCGATCGGCGTCTACATGCTGCTGGGCTGGACGTCCTACTTGCTGGGTTCCATCGCCATGGCCGGCCTGCTGCGCGGGCTGCTGCCGGCGAGCGTCTGGAGCCAGCATTCATTCCAATGGGGCTGGCTGGCGGAAATGCTGGTCTGGGTACGGGTGCTGGGATTGAATATCGAATCCGTCCGACGCGCCGCCGAACAATCCGAACTGGAGAAAAAATCCCTCGAATCGCTGGCTCGCACCGATGCCCTGACCGGCCTGCCGAACCGGCGCGGTCTGAATGCAGCGCTGGCGAACGCGCTGCTCACCGGCCGCCCTGATACCGTTTTAGCCGTTTATCTGCTCGACCTTGACGGCTTCAAGGCCATCAACGACAACCTCGGCCACGATGCGGGCGACGAACTGCTGGTGCAGGTGGGCCAGCGCCTGCGCCAGCAACTGCGCCGCGGCGACATCGTCGCGCGCCTCGGCGGCGACGAATTCGTCATCGTGGCCGGCTCGCTGCCGGGCGAGGCGGAAGCGATGATGCTGGGCCGCGAGCTGCTCGAAGCCTTCCAGCAGTCGTTCACGGTGTTCGGCCAGGACTGTCGGGTGGGATTGACCGTCGGCTTCGCGCTCGCGCCGCAAGACGGCCACGATGCCGCCGGTCTGCTCAAGTGCGCCGACGCCGCGATGTATGCCGGGAAACAGGCGGGACGTCACGCGGTGCGACGCGGCGGCCCTGCCTTGCAGGCACCCTTGAGCGCTGGCGCCAATCAAGCAGACGCCGTGCTCCGGTCCGCCTAA
- a CDS encoding CBS domain-containing protein, producing MYEFLQYQVRDAMTADPIVISPKAKLREVEELFETHDFNGVPVVDEQWRLLGILTKFDVLKAFSLDPQAIAPRYDDIMEQAIETVMTRDPTSVSPKLPLSRLLQKLVEMRTKSLPVVENNRLVGIISREDVLKALRRATIKHELPDHEGSRP from the coding sequence ATGTACGAATTCCTGCAATACCAAGTCCGCGATGCGATGACCGCCGATCCCATCGTCATCAGTCCCAAAGCCAAACTTCGCGAAGTCGAAGAACTGTTCGAGACCCACGATTTCAATGGCGTGCCCGTGGTGGACGAGCAGTGGCGCTTGCTCGGCATTCTGACCAAATTTGACGTACTCAAGGCGTTCAGCCTGGACCCGCAAGCCATCGCTCCGCGCTATGACGACATCATGGAGCAAGCGATTGAAACAGTGATGACCCGCGATCCGACCAGCGTCAGTCCGAAACTGCCACTGAGCCGCTTGCTGCAAAAGCTGGTGGAAATGCGCACCAAAAGCCTGCCGGTGGTGGAGAACAACCGACTGGTGGGTATCATCTCGCGTGAGGATGTTTTAAAAGCGCTGCGCCGCGCCACGATCAAGCACGAACTTCCGGATCATGAGGGCTCGCGGCCATGA
- a CDS encoding histone deacetylase family protein → MTTLLYTHPVCLEHDAGYGHPECAARLVAILDALKAAPFAALEWREAPLASIDQLTRIHVPAHVERILSGIPKQGYYAIDGDTIVSPQSGEAALRAAGAVCAAVDAVLQDQASTAFCAIRPPGHHAEPSQSMGFCLFGNAAIGAAHARMAHGLERVAVIDFDVHHGNGTQAAFERDPAYLYISTHQAYIYPGTGRRSERGVGNIINVPLTAGSGSAELREAWREDIEPALQQFKPQLILISAGFDAHYLDPLAELNFNEDDYGWLTERIVAVARKFCQGRVVSVLEGGYNLSALTASAAAHVSALMADDASG, encoded by the coding sequence ATGACCACCCTGCTCTACACGCATCCGGTCTGCCTGGAACACGATGCCGGCTACGGCCATCCCGAGTGCGCCGCCCGCCTGGTCGCCATTCTCGATGCTTTGAAAGCGGCTCCCTTTGCCGCCCTGGAATGGCGCGAGGCTCCGCTGGCCAGCATCGATCAGTTGACCCGGATTCACGTGCCCGCGCACGTCGAGCGCATCCTATCTGGAATTCCCAAACAGGGTTATTACGCCATCGACGGCGACACCATCGTCTCGCCGCAATCCGGCGAGGCCGCCCTGCGGGCGGCCGGGGCGGTGTGCGCGGCGGTCGATGCCGTCTTGCAAGACCAAGCCAGCACCGCGTTCTGCGCGATTCGCCCGCCTGGCCATCACGCCGAACCGAGCCAATCGATGGGTTTTTGCCTGTTCGGCAACGCGGCCATCGGCGCCGCCCACGCCCGCATGGCCCACGGCTTGGAACGCGTGGCGGTGATCGACTTCGACGTGCATCACGGCAACGGCACTCAAGCCGCCTTCGAACGCGACCCGGCCTATCTCTATATTTCCACCCATCAAGCCTACATTTATCCCGGTACCGGACGTCGCAGCGAGCGCGGGGTCGGCAACATCATCAACGTTCCGCTGACGGCCGGCAGCGGTTCGGCCGAACTGCGAGAGGCGTGGCGGGAGGATATCGAGCCCGCGTTGCAACAATTCAAACCACAACTCATCCTGATTTCGGCCGGTTTCGACGCGCATTACCTAGACCCGCTCGCCGAATTGAATTTCAACGAGGATGATTATGGGTGGCTGACCGAGCGGATTGTGGCGGTCGCCCGGAAATTCTGCCAAGGCCGGGTCGTGTCGGTGTTGGAGGGGGGTTACAACCTGTCGGCGCTGACCGCCAGCGCGGCGGCGCACGTCAGCGCGCTGATGGCGGATGACGCCAGCGGCTAG
- a CDS encoding HesA/MoeB/ThiF family protein has translation MIDPIQPLSTVTVNDFSPEEQLRYARQMVLPEVGAEGQRRLRQASVLVIGAGGLGAPALLYLAAAGVGRLGIIDPDRVELSNLQRQVLYDATDCGGVKVEQARQHLLALNPNLCIDVYPEAFTVANAAGLIAAYELVIEGSDRFATKYLVNDACVLAGNKPYIGASIRSFAGMLAVYAAPGGPCYRCLFPEMPDPATVPSCAQAGVLGTVPGLFGVLQAHEALKLILGIGEPLVGALLTVDLLTMRLQKLRLPRDPHCVVCGDTPSIVTLAETDWACAAQAASAADAAAAEDATVSADGLPWLSVAASRRRPALRWLDIRTRAEFEAGHVPGAEHAPLDQLERFAERAAGATGEFLLYCQGGARTVRAYALLGQRLPGRLWLLQGGYDAWLRDRLAATPASDGR, from the coding sequence ATGATCGATCCGATTCAGCCGCTTTCGACTGTGACGGTGAATGACTTCAGCCCCGAGGAACAACTGCGCTATGCGCGGCAGATGGTGTTGCCGGAAGTGGGGGCGGAGGGGCAGCGGAGATTGCGGCAAGCAAGCGTGTTGGTCATCGGGGCGGGCGGGCTGGGCGCGCCGGCCTTGCTCTACCTGGCCGCCGCCGGCGTCGGCCGGTTGGGCATCATCGACCCCGACCGAGTGGAGTTGAGCAACCTCCAGCGCCAGGTTTTGTATGACGCGACAGATTGCGGCGGCGTCAAGGTCGAACAAGCCCGCCAGCACTTGCTCGCCTTGAATCCCAATCTGTGCATCGACGTTTATCCCGAAGCCTTTACCGTGGCCAATGCCGCTGGTTTGATCGCGGCCTACGAGCTGGTGATTGAAGGTTCGGATCGCTTCGCTACCAAATATCTGGTCAACGATGCTTGCGTGCTGGCCGGCAACAAGCCCTACATCGGCGCCAGCATCCGCTCGTTTGCCGGGATGCTGGCGGTTTATGCCGCGCCCGGCGGACCCTGCTATCGCTGCCTCTTTCCCGAAATGCCGGACCCTGCCACCGTGCCGTCTTGCGCCCAGGCGGGCGTGTTGGGAACCGTTCCCGGTCTGTTCGGCGTATTGCAGGCGCACGAAGCGCTCAAGCTGATTTTGGGCATCGGCGAGCCGCTGGTCGGCGCGTTGCTGACCGTGGACTTATTGACCATGCGCTTGCAAAAATTGCGGCTGCCGCGCGATCCGCATTGTGTGGTATGCGGCGACACACCCTCGATCGTCACCCTCGCCGAAACCGACTGGGCTTGCGCCGCGCAAGCGGCCAGCGCGGCGGATGCGGCAGCCGCGGAAGACGCGACTGTCTCCGCCGACGGCTTGCCTTGGCTCAGCGTCGCGGCCAGCCGGCGACGGCCCGCATTACGTTGGCTCGATATTCGCACTCGGGCCGAGTTCGAGGCCGGCCATGTTCCCGGCGCGGAACACGCCCCGCTGGATCAGCTCGAACGTTTCGCCGAACGGGCCGCCGGCGCTACCGGCGAATTCTTACTCTATTGTCAGGGCGGGGCGCGAACGGTCCGCGCCTATGCGTTGCTGGGCCAACGGCTGCCGGGACGCCTGTGGTTATTGCAGGGTGGATACGACGCGTGGCTGCGCGACCGGCTCGCGGCAACGCCCGCCAGCGACGGTCGCTAG
- a CDS encoding thiamine phosphate synthase, giving the protein MKTAGSYGFYPVVDDVSWVRRFLPLGVRTLQLRLKNQAESEVRRQIREALAVAADYDCQMIVNDYWREAIALGAAWLHLGQQDLAGADRAAIRAAGIKLGISTHSPQELLNALDATPDYVALGPIYETTLKKMPWSPQGLERIGEWKARFACPLVAIGGITLERAPAVLAAGADAIAVVSDVLRAPDPNERVRAWLALFREPSARPMPPPA; this is encoded by the coding sequence ATGAAAACGGCCGGCAGTTACGGTTTTTATCCCGTGGTCGATGACGTATCTTGGGTGCGCCGCTTTTTGCCCTTGGGCGTGCGAACCCTCCAGCTTCGGCTCAAGAATCAGGCGGAGTCTGAAGTGCGGCGGCAGATCCGCGAGGCGCTGGCGGTCGCCGCCGATTACGACTGCCAGATGATCGTCAACGACTACTGGCGGGAGGCGATTGCGCTAGGAGCGGCGTGGCTGCATCTGGGACAGCAGGATCTGGCGGGGGCCGACCGCGCGGCGATTCGCGCGGCGGGGATTAAATTGGGCATCAGCACTCACAGCCCCCAGGAACTGCTCAACGCGCTCGATGCCACGCCCGATTACGTCGCGCTAGGGCCGATCTACGAGACCACGCTGAAGAAAATGCCGTGGTCGCCGCAAGGGCTAGAGCGGATCGGTGAATGGAAAGCGCGCTTCGCCTGCCCGCTGGTCGCCATCGGCGGCATCACGCTGGAACGAGCGCCGGCGGTGCTGGCGGCGGGGGCGGATGCGATTGCGGTCGTTTCCGACGTGCTGCGCGCACCGGACCCCAACGAGCGGGTTAGGGCTTGGCTGGCGCTGTTCCGCGAGCCGTCAGCGCGTCCGATGCCACCGCCTGCTTGA
- a CDS encoding thiazole synthase, whose product MTVPAASPWEIGGRSLRSRLLLGTARYPSLAVLQQAIAAAGCETVTVSLRRESASERAGSRFWTTIKELGVQVLPNTAGCKTVKEALTTAEMGREIFETSWVKLEVIGDDYTLQPHPFLLVEAAEVLCRRGFQVFPYTTEDLVVAERLVQAGCSILMPWGAPIGSGQGLNNPYALRTLRARYPDLTLIVDAGIGKPSHAIAAMELGYDGVLVNTAVARATDPVQMGRAFGLAVESGRLAYLAGTMPVQEMAEPSTPVTGTPFWHQA is encoded by the coding sequence ATGACGGTACCCGCCGCATCGCCGTGGGAAATCGGAGGCCGTTCGCTGCGTTCGCGGTTGTTGCTGGGGACCGCGCGCTATCCGTCGCTGGCGGTGTTGCAGCAAGCCATCGCCGCCGCCGGCTGCGAGACCGTCACCGTCTCATTGCGGCGAGAATCCGCCAGCGAGCGCGCTGGAAGCCGTTTCTGGACGACGATCAAGGAGCTAGGCGTGCAGGTCTTGCCGAATACCGCCGGCTGCAAGACCGTCAAGGAAGCGCTGACCACCGCCGAAATGGGCCGGGAAATCTTCGAAACGTCCTGGGTGAAACTGGAAGTCATCGGCGACGATTACACCCTGCAACCGCATCCCTTTCTGCTGGTCGAGGCGGCCGAAGTCCTGTGCCGGCGGGGGTTTCAGGTGTTTCCGTACACCACGGAAGATCTGGTGGTGGCCGAACGGCTGGTTCAGGCCGGTTGCTCGATCCTGATGCCGTGGGGTGCGCCCATCGGTTCCGGTCAGGGCCTGAACAATCCCTACGCGCTGCGCACCCTGCGCGCCCGTTACCCGGATCTCACGTTGATCGTGGATGCCGGAATCGGCAAACCTTCTCACGCCATCGCGGCGATGGAACTGGGCTACGACGGGGTGCTGGTCAATACCGCCGTCGCTCGCGCCACCGATCCGGTCCAGATGGGGCGGGCTTTTGGTCTGGCGGTCGAATCCGGCCGGCTGGCCTACCTCGCCGGCACGATGCCGGTGCAGGAAATGGCCGAGCCGAGCACACCGGTCACCGGTACGCCGTTTTGGCATCAGGCCTAG
- the thiS gene encoding sulfur carrier protein ThiS: protein MIIEVNGEKKELANLRSLAEAIEALGYQEARIAVACNEEFVPRSRYAALQLQNGDRLEIVAPMQGG from the coding sequence ATGATCATTGAAGTCAACGGTGAGAAGAAAGAACTGGCGAACCTGCGTTCGCTGGCCGAAGCCATTGAAGCCTTGGGTTACCAAGAGGCTCGAATCGCGGTGGCGTGCAATGAGGAGTTCGTACCGCGCTCCCGGTACGCCGCTCTTCAGCTACAGAACGGCGATCGGCTGGAAATTGTCGCGCCGATGCAGGGAGGTTAG
- the thiO gene encoding glycine oxidase ThiO — translation MPCAIEASSDHPKRLNVHQHHIAVIGAGIVGLTQALWLQRQGHRITLFERGGEALDHHCSHVGAGMLSPYCELSEAEVEVARWGAAGLPLWQRLVPTLATPVHLSCEGTLVVAHSHDRTGMHHLAERIERAGFGAYLRWLRREDVRELEPELEGRFGEGLYLASEGEIDPRSLLPALVETLRQGGATLCFKTEVERLASGEITVRGTRQTYDWVLDCRGLAANDRITDLRGVRGEILTVRTREVRLCRPIRMMHPRYPLYIVPRPNDRFVIGATSIESDSLRPVTVRSALELLSAAYALHPAFAEAEIVELNVQCRPTFPDHLPRIIRQDKLLRINGLYRHGYLLSPLVAETVAAFIRDRRRLEQTAALWSEAAAA, via the coding sequence ATACCCTGTGCTATTGAGGCGAGTTCCGACCATCCAAAGAGGCTTAACGTGCATCAACACCATATCGCCGTGATCGGTGCGGGGATCGTCGGTCTGACTCAGGCCTTATGGTTGCAGCGCCAGGGCCATCGCATCACCCTGTTCGAACGCGGCGGCGAAGCCCTCGACCATCATTGCAGCCACGTCGGGGCCGGTATGTTGTCGCCTTATTGCGAGCTGAGCGAGGCCGAAGTCGAGGTGGCGCGCTGGGGTGCCGCCGGGCTGCCGCTGTGGCAGCGGCTCGTGCCGACGCTGGCAACACCTGTCCATCTAAGCTGCGAAGGGACGCTGGTGGTCGCGCATTCCCACGACCGGACCGGAATGCATCATCTGGCCGAACGGATCGAGCGCGCTGGTTTCGGAGCCTACCTGCGCTGGCTGCGGCGAGAGGATGTCCGCGAGCTGGAGCCAGAATTGGAAGGACGCTTCGGGGAAGGGCTTTATCTGGCATCCGAAGGGGAAATCGACCCGCGCTCGCTGCTGCCGGCCTTGGTCGAGACGCTGCGTCAGGGTGGCGCGACGCTGTGTTTTAAAACCGAAGTCGAGCGTCTTGCGTCGGGCGAAATCACGGTGCGGGGCACGCGCCAGACCTATGACTGGGTGCTTGATTGCCGGGGCTTGGCGGCCAATGATCGGATAACGGATTTGCGCGGGGTGCGGGGTGAAATTTTGACGGTACGCACCCGCGAGGTTCGGTTGTGTCGGCCGATCCGCATGATGCACCCTCGTTATCCGTTGTATATCGTGCCGCGCCCGAACGATCGTTTCGTGATCGGCGCGACCAGTATCGAAAGCGATTCGCTGCGACCTGTGACCGTCCGCTCGGCGTTGGAATTGCTGTCGGCGGCTTACGCCTTGCACCCGGCCTTTGCGGAAGCGGAAATTGTGGAATTGAACGTTCAGTGCCGGCCGACCTTTCCCGACCATCTGCCCCGCATCATCCGGCAAGATAAGCTGTTGCGGATCAACGGCTTGTACCGGCACGGCTACCTGCTTTCGCCGCTGGTCGCGGAAACGGTCGCCGCCTTCATCCGCGACCGTCGCCGGCTGGAACAGACGGCGGCGCTGTGGAGCGAGGCCGCCGCCGCATGA